Proteins found in one Coffea eugenioides isolate CCC68of chromosome 5, Ceug_1.0, whole genome shotgun sequence genomic segment:
- the LOC113771367 gene encoding spermidine hydroxycinnamoyl transferase-like, producing MALVHFYPLAGRIVLMEVGRMELNCNSAGAQLLEAVCQETLDQIGDFSPSPMFHNLVPSLNYNDMENLPLLAIQVTKFKDENIALGIAISHIIADGQSAFHFIIEWARLASGNSIFTKPFLDRRVLRGDTRVPRSGGERIDVNSHAANPHLPLPIVIGETSAKIQQEKKTSIDLLKLSTKEIEFLKSLASDGMVPVMKRPYSTFEVISAHLWRCACRARLLIHEQPTVLSFPINFHKLIQPPLPVGYFGNAMLYIRSVDSSGNLLTGTLANTAAKIRKTILAVTSEFLYSEVEFLQMQTDLSKFQERHDHMEYLGNPNLTISSWLTFPFNDLDFGWGKSLGMVEVSHNGDGDFVLCGDRHSEVVVSVCFQEEYIKSFKYYFYEIFGDMNKED from the coding sequence ATGGCTCTAGTGCACTTCTACCCTTTAGCAGGACGGATAGTGCTAATGGAAGTTGGACGAATGGAGTTAAATTGCAATTCCGCCGGAGCTCAACTACTTGAAGCAGTTTGTCAGGAAACTCTTGATCAAATAGGAGATTTTTCACCAAGCCCAATGTTTCATAATCTTGTCCCTTCACTGAACTACAATGATATGGAAAATCTCCCATTGTTGGCCATACAAGTGACAAAATTCAAAGATGAGAACATTGCTCTCGGCATAGCCATCTCACATATAATTGCTGATGGACAGAGTGCATTCCACTTCATTATAGAATGGGCTCGCTTAGCGAGTGGCAACAGCATTTTCACTAAGCCCTTCCTAGACAGGAGAGTTCTACGAGGTGATACAAGGGTTCCAAGAAGTGGTGGAGAAAGAATAGATGTGAATTCGCACGCTGCAAATCCTCATTTACCATTACCAATAGTGATCGGGGAAACAAGTGCAAAAatccaacaagagaagaaaacttCGATAGATTTGCTAAAACTATCGACAAAAGAAATCGAGTTTTTGAAGAGTCTTGCCAGTGATGGCATGGTTCCCGTCATGAAACGGCCCTACAGCACATTTGAGGTGATTTCGGCACACCTGTGGCGATGTGCATGCAGGGCCAGACTACTCATCCATGAACAGCCTACAGTGTTGTCATTTCCAATTAATTTTCACaaacttattcaaccaccattGCCTGTTGGATATTTTGGTAATGCAATGCTTTATATCCGATCTGTGGATTCGTCAGGCAACTTGTTAACAGGTACATTGGCTAATACAGCAGCCAAGATAAGGAAGACCATCCTAGCAGTAACAAGTGAATTTCTATATTCCGAGGTTGAATTTCTGCAGATGCAAACAGATTTATCCAAATTTCAAGAAAGACATGACCATATGGAATATCTTGGCAATCCTAACCTCACCATTTCAAGCTGGCTGACGTTCCCATTCAATGACCTAGATTTTGGCTGGGGGAAATCATTAGGCATGGTTGAAGTATCTCACAATGGGGATGGGGATTTTGTTCTTTGTGGTGACCGTCACAGTGAAGTAGTGGTTAGTGTGTGTTTCCAAGAGGAATACATCAAGAGTTTCAAATATTACTTTTATGAGATATTTGGAGATATGAATAAGGAGGATTGA